The DNA window CCCGTTGAAGACCAAAGATCAAACCTGTCGGAACCTGAAATGAAGGTGTCGCCTTTTGGATTCCAGGTAAGACCTTCGAACGATATTCTCGATCTATCGATCCGCCTCAGCACCGTCAGGTCTCGACCGTAGAAAGTGAGAACATCTCCCGCTCGAGAAACCATACGCGTTCCATCGAGCGATACGGCGGCAGAGTGATGAGCGCGTTCTCCGTCCGCCGACCAGCTAAACAGGGAAACCGGGTACCCGCCCAGCTTCATCGGCTCGCCCTGCTTTCCATCCACTCCCACACGGTGAACGACGCCTTGGATCCCGTCAGCCAACCCAATCCATTTCCCATCTGGGCTCCACTGTATGTAGGCCTTTCCAAAGTTAAGAGGTCCAAGCCCCAGGACGGTCGACTGCAGCTCTCCCAGGCGATTCCAGATACGCAGTTCCTGGCTGTCATGAACCGTGGCGAAGCGTTCACTGTCGGGAGACCAGGCCGGCGCCCCGGCAAGTTTACTTTCCAAAGCGATCGTCTTGAATTCGTCCGAACCGAGACCATGCAGATACAGTTGTTTGTCGCGGCCGCTCACCACGAGTGTGCTGTCCGGGCTGTAAACGGAAACGTCGGCGGAAACGCCGGGCGGGGTATGATCGTTCGCTTCAGGTCTTCCATCGCTCGACCAGCACGCTCCATCGATCATCAGTCGCTTTCCGTCAGGTCGCCAGGAAAGGGATTGCTTGCGCACGAACGTTGAAGGAATAATTTGCAGCAGGGTGAATTTCTCGGCGTCGTAAATCCGCGTGCCGTCACTGGACCCCATCGCCAGGAGCTTTCCATCGTGGCTGTATGCAAGAGGGTGCGGCAAGTCATGAGGCCAGTAAGTGGTCACATTCCAGCGTTTGATCCCCGGGATTCTGGCAGGAGTCAAGGCCAAACCGGGAAGGGTTTTCGCTCCCGCAATCTTTTTGTCGGGGAACATTTGTTGGACAGCAACGGGACCGAACGGTTCCCACGTTCCCAGCTTCGGCGGCGGCGAGGGATCGTACCTGGGAAGCTCCCCGGTCTGGGTTGCAAGGATTGGCGCCGCAGGAGAGGCAGGCCGGGGGATAGCCGTCAATGCTTCCAGCCGCACGCGAATCGTTTCCTTTTCTCCCGACTTCACGCTGAACTGTTTCGTAAACGTTTCAAAGCCTCCTTTGGCGACTTTGAGCGTGTGGGTTTTCTCATCGGCGGTGACTTCGATCGGCACGGGGCTGTCGGCCGTTTTGATGGTGATCTGCTTGTCGCCGTCAATCGTGACGACCGAACCAATGGCATTCGGATCGTCGATCTCCAGCACGATCATGCCTGCCGGCGTTTTCAGATTCAGCACGATCCCTGCTGCGAGCAACCCGGCGAGGGCGAGTAGACCCAGCCCCGCCAGCCAGACGCGTTTCGAACCGCTTGACTTTCTGGCCGAACCGGCAGGGGCGCCTTGCCTGGCAAGCTTCGGCGTCGGGGGCCCGGCCTTCATGCTTTGTGGCGCGCCGGCGGTTAATACCTCTTTGATGGCGGCAAGCGTGTCCGCGACTTCCTGGGCCGACTGCGGACGATCGGCGGGGTCTTTCTCCAGGAGTTCTCGCACCAGCTTGCAGAACGACGGGTGCAGGGTCGAACGCACTTCGGCGATGGGCTGTTCCGGCTTGTGGGCGACGGCAATCAGGGTTGCGGTGAGACTGCCGCCATCGAATGGCGCCTTGCCGCTGGCCAGGTGATAGAGCACGCTGCCCAGGCTGAACAGATCGCAGCGCGAATCGACCTCGGCCGCCTGCGCTTGCTCGGGAGCCATGTACCGGGGAGTGCCAATTACCATGCCGCTTTGGGTCAATCCCGAGTCGTCGTTGTGGGCTCGGGCCAGGCCGAAGTCGAGAATCTTGGCGCGGCCTGTTCCGGCTTCGATCCAGATATTGTCGGGTTTGATGTCGCGATGGATCAACCCTTTCTCGTGGGCGGCGGCCAGGCCAAGCGCCACCTCGCGGCCGATCTCGACGACGTCGGCTTCTTCCAGCGAGCCCTCCCGCTTGAGCCGCGTCTGCAACGATTCGCCGCGCAGGTACTGCATGGCGATGTAGGGAATCGTGCGGTCTTCTCCGACCTGATAGATCGAAACGATATGATCGTGATCGAGCGCCGCGGCCGCCCTGGCTTCGCGGAAGAAACGGTCGCGGGCGGAACGACTGGCCGCCACCGCCGGCTTCATCGCCTTGAGCGCCACCAGTCGCTGGAGATGGGGATCTTCCGCCCGAAAGACGACGCCCATGCCGCCAACGCCCATCACTTCGAGCACGCGATAATCGCCCAGGCGGCCAATTTCGTCGGGTTGCTGGGGCGGTGCGAGGAAGTCGATTTCGTCACGCAGATTCTGGGCGAGCGCAGCAACGGGCTGTTGTGGCCGGGAAAATGACGATGTCTCCTCCGCCGGGCTGGCCAGGGCGACCGTCTGATCGGCGGCGAACGCTTCGCAGAGCACGCTGGACTGGTCGGGGAATTCGGCCGAATAATCTTCCGGACGGGGAGTCTCACCCGCCGCGCGCCGTATTTCAATTTCGATCGCGAGCAGTTCCATGAGCAATCGCCTGCGGTCAACTTCGGCATGCTGATCGAGAAAGGCCGCCAGCTTGGGCCGGGAACCCGTACGCCAGGCTGATTCAAACTCATCGGCGATTCGATCCAGCCTTTGGCGGACGTCAGCGGATTCAGCCGCCGCTCCATCCGCGGCGAGCTTTGGATGCAATTGTTTACTGCGCTTGATTGCCTCGGCCAGGACTTCCTCGTCCCCTTCCCAGGCGCGACTGCTCCGCAGAGACTCAACGACCGTATCGCGGCTGGCGACGGCCTCGGTCTGCTGCAAGCAGTGTTCGCAGTGCCGCAAATGTTCCTCAAACGACTTCCAACCAGCGAGCGGGCCAAGCAGGAGCTGGCGAATGGCTTCTGAGTCAGGGCAGGCCGGTTGAGTCATCGATGCTTCTCCGATTAACAAGCTCCAGGGCAGCGGGCGTCGCGCCCCCGCCCAGGGCTACGCATTGGAACCGTGAATCATTACAAGAAACAAAAAATTCTACTCCAGCAGGCCTTCGAGTTCATTTCGCAAGTGATTCAAAACGCGGTACTTAGCGACTCGCGCGGCCGTCAGGGAAATTTTCAGATCACGAGCCGTCTGGGCCGCTGAGAGGCCGTCGACGATCTGCTTCCAACACGCCTGCCAGTAATGCGCGGGAAACTCATTTTGGATCAGCAACATCGCCTGCCGGATGATAAAGCGGCCGTACTCAGCCTCTTCGAACAGATCGTCGCCCACTGCCAAGGCGTCCTGCAGCGACTCTTCACGGCCGGTTTCTGGTAGCGTCTTGTTTCGCCGGTGCAAGTCGTTGGCTTTGTTGCGGGTGATCGTCCGCAGCCAGCCACGGAAACGACGCTGCGGGTCATATTGAAACTGGGGCAGTTTCTCGACCAGCGTCGCCATCACCTCCTGGACCAGGTCGGCCGCGTCCTCTACGCCGAGTCCCTGCTTCTTTCCCCAGTAAAAGATGAGCGGCGCATAAAGATCCACAAACCGCTGCCAGGCGGAGCTTTCATCGGGGGCCCGTAGCCGCCGCAGCAAACTAACCGATGTGGAGTCCATTGATTTCCCCAGGAGAGGTGTTGGAGATAGTGTAGTCCAGTCCCTTCCCCTTGAGCATCCTGCGACTGGTAAAAAAACGGGGGCGGCGTGTCGCACCACTGAAATCCCCCCCGCGAACCTCCGGTGGGATCACGCTGACCGAGTCGTCCTGACCGACCGGAGGCGCTGGAAAGATTGCTTCCCTGCGGCGAGCCAGGGGAAGAGAAGCAGCATGCGTCGCACGTGACTGACGCGGCGGGTGCGTCTGCCTGATCCTGTCCTCATGGCGGCGCGCGGGAGGAACCTGCTCCAGTCGACATGGCCCGGCCTGCGATGCTAGCGGCCAAAGACGGTTTTTTCGGCGTCGGCAGCGGATCTTGCATACGGCCTGGTCCAAGAAAGAAAGTGCGGGAGCTACGAGCTTCCAGGTTGCTTGCCGCACGACGGAAGCGATAATGGCTTCTAACTTTCTTTTCTCAAGCGGTCGAATTCGGCTGTTTCCTCGCGGGGGATGTTCGTCCTCTGGCATCAAGGAGCGTGACCTTGCACCTGTTTCGAAGTTTTGGTGTTGCCTTCGCAGGCGTCTGCCTGGCCGGCATGCTGTCGACGAACATCGCCCTCGCGCAAACGCCTGGCCAACAGGCGGCCGAGATTCTCGCCGCCGCCGAGATCCAAGGCGGACTGATCCTGCACGTGGGCTGCGGCACGGGACAAGTCACGGCGGCCCTGCGGGCGAACGACCATTTACAGGTGCACGGCGTTGATGCCGATGCGGCGAAGGTCGCCGTCGCCAGGGCCTTTCTGCAGGAACAGCAGTTCAATGGAACGGTCGCCGTCGATCGCTTGTCGACAAAGAGGCTGCCCTATATCGATAACCTGGCGAATCTTGTGGTCGTCAGCGATCCGGGACTGGTTTCTCCAGAGGAGGTCCTGCGTGTGCTGGCCCCGCGCGGCGTGGCGCTGACCGCGTCGACGGCCGGATGGACGAAACTTGTGAAGCCCGTTCCCGGCGACATCGACGACTGGACGCACTACCTGCACGACGCCACGGGCAACGCTGTGGCTCACGATGACCAGGTGGGGCCGCCGCGGCACTTGCAATGGCTGGGCAGTCCGCGCTGGTCGCGGCACCACGATCGCATGGCCAGCATGAGCGCGCTGGTGTCGGCCGCCGGGCGCATGTTCTACGTGATGGATGAAGGTTCGCGCATTTCGATTCAGTTGCCGGCCGACTGGCAGCTGATCGCACGCGATGCTTATAACGGCGTCGTGTTGTGGAAATTGCCGATCCCGAACTGGCAAAGCCATCTGTGGCCGCTGAAAAGCGGTCCGACCAACCTGGCCCGGCGCCTGGTCGCCACCGAGAATCGCGTCTATACGACCCTGGGTTACGAAGCGCCGGTTTCGGCCATTGACGCCGTGACGGGCGACGTACTGCGCACGTATGCCGATACGGGGGCGGCGGAAGAGATGATTTTGGCCAAGGGCGTGCTGTATGTCCTGGTGAACAAGAATCGCCTGGAGCTGGCCGACTTTGCTCCCCAGTTCAACACGGGCGATCAGGGACGTGTCGCCAAGGACTTTGCCTGGGACGGCAAGCCGCGTCAGATCGTGGCGGTCGAAGCGGAGACCGGCAGGACACTGTGGACGAAGGACTCGGTCGTCGCTCCCTTGACGCTGACCTGCGCGGGGAAGCATGTCTGCTTTCATGACGGCGACAAGGTCGTTTGCCTGAACGGCGACAGCGGCGAAGTGCAATGGGAATCGGAGCCGGCTGCTCGGCGCAGTTCCGTAACCTTCAACTTTGGGCCGAAGCTGGTGCTCTACCAGGAGGTGGTGCTGTTCGCCGGCGGCGACCGCACCATGCGGGCGTTTGATATCGCAACCGGGAAGCAGCTGTGGACCGCGCCGCACGCCCAGTCGGGATATCAATCACCGGAAGACTTGCTGATTGCCGACGGCCTGGTGTGGAACGCTCCCACTACCCGCACGCAAGATACGGGCGAGTTCATCGGTCGCGATCCTCGTTCCGGCGAGGTGAAGAAACAGTTTCCGCCCGACGTGAACACCTACTGGTTTCATCATCGCTGCTATATCGCCAAGGCGACCGATCGGTTTTTGATCCCTTCCCGCACCGGCATTGAGTTCGTTGATTTCAAAAAGGAAACCTGGGATATCAATCACTGGGTTCGCGGCGGTTGCTTGTACGGCGTAATGCCGTGCAATGGCCTGATGTATGCACCGCCACACAATTGCGCCTGCTATCCCGAAGCGAAGCTCTTTGGCTTCAACGCCCTGGCCCCCGCTTCGGCGAGTCGGCAGTCGATGGCGGAAGTCGATGAGCAAGGCCGCTTTGAACGGGGGTCGGCCGCCGGGGAACCGGTCGCCAGCACGACGGATTCCGCCCATGACTGGCCGACCTTTCGCGGCGCCAACGACCGCGGCGGCCGAAGCGCGCAGCCGGTCGGCAAGATTGATGCGCCGCTGTGGCAGGCGGAGTTGGGGGAGGCGCGTCTGTCCTCGCCCGTGATTGCCGGCGGACGCTTGTACGTGGCGAAAATCGATGCCCATCAACTGCTCGCACTCGATTCCACGACTGGGGAAACCGCCTGGACGTATACGACGGGAGGACGCATTGATTCCCCGCCGACGATCGACCAGGGCCGCGTGTTCTTCGGCTCGGCGGATGGCTGGGTCTATTGCCTGCGCGCCGCCGACGGCGGGCTGTTGTGGCGTTTTCGGGCGGCTCCGCAGGATGTGCGGCTGATGGCCTTTGAGCAGCTGGAATCCGTCTGGCCCGTGCACGGCAACATCCTGGTGCATGAAGGGGCTGCTTACTGTGTGGCGGGGCGATCGAATTTTCTCGACGGCGGACTCCGCTTCTTCAAATTCGACGCAGCCACCGGCGAGAAACTGGTAGAGAAGGTCATCGACGAGCGCGACCCGGAAACGGGCGAAAACCTGCAGGATCGCCTGCAGGTTCTCCAGATGCCGGCCGGCCTGCCCGACATTTTGTCGACCGACGGCAAGTTCATCTACATGCGGTCGCAACGCTTCGATTTCGACGGAAACCGCGAAGATATCGGCCCGGT is part of the Lignipirellula cremea genome and encodes:
- a CDS encoding WD40 repeat domain-containing serine/threonine protein kinase codes for the protein MTQPACPDSEAIRQLLLGPLAGWKSFEEHLRHCEHCLQQTEAVASRDTVVESLRSSRAWEGDEEVLAEAIKRSKQLHPKLAADGAAAESADVRQRLDRIADEFESAWRTGSRPKLAAFLDQHAEVDRRRLLMELLAIEIEIRRAAGETPRPEDYSAEFPDQSSVLCEAFAADQTVALASPAEETSSFSRPQQPVAALAQNLRDEIDFLAPPQQPDEIGRLGDYRVLEVMGVGGMGVVFRAEDPHLQRLVALKAMKPAVAASRSARDRFFREARAAAALDHDHIVSIYQVGEDRTIPYIAMQYLRGESLQTRLKREGSLEEADVVEIGREVALGLAAAHEKGLIHRDIKPDNIWIEAGTGRAKILDFGLARAHNDDSGLTQSGMVIGTPRYMAPEQAQAAEVDSRCDLFSLGSVLYHLASGKAPFDGGSLTATLIAVAHKPEQPIAEVRSTLHPSFCKLVRELLEKDPADRPQSAQEVADTLAAIKEVLTAGAPQSMKAGPPTPKLARQGAPAGSARKSSGSKRVWLAGLGLLALAGLLAAGIVLNLKTPAGMIVLEIDDPNAIGSVVTIDGDKQITIKTADSPVPIEVTADEKTHTLKVAKGGFETFTKQFSVKSGEKETIRVRLEALTAIPRPASPAAPILATQTGELPRYDPSPPPKLGTWEPFGPVAVQQMFPDKKIAGAKTLPGLALTPARIPGIKRWNVTTYWPHDLPHPLAYSHDGKLLAMGSSDGTRIYDAEKFTLLQIIPSTFVRKQSLSWRPDGKRLMIDGACWSSDGRPEANDHTPPGVSADVSVYSPDSTLVVSGRDKQLYLHGLGSDEFKTIALESKLAGAPAWSPDSERFATVHDSQELRIWNRLGELQSTVLGLGPLNFGKAYIQWSPDGKWIGLADGIQGVVHRVGVDGKQGEPMKLGGYPVSLFSWSADGERAHHSAAVSLDGTRMVSRAGDVLTFYGRDLTVLRRIDRSRISFEGLTWNPKGDTFISGSDRFDLWSSTGEHLAALEKAGGWYQRIEYQPGGELVAMCGPAGVDGVLLGNPEKGFQQIVPGGYRSLSWSADGKYLAAGVHSDVLEIYDQTGEKTAEIQGAEGSAIIGFFAPDKQLLLVHDFKQEMLQFCSPATDWKLRPIEGLEKNCGWPCWSPDGQFLFVKTLGLFKYEMDGRFTRFSTALSSIPADNALRWTPDGKEIITSYDTWLTKFEAADGRRIRSLSFNGDRSTGLSHHPTRNLFTTCHPNSTLITWNGETMEPYWRTVMLPGRKAITLTAAGQILHGDHDVVDEHLMYYYETDDGRIETVSPSEFEKLIGQSIYVPAAEE
- a CDS encoding RNA polymerase sigma factor; translation: MDSTSVSLLRRLRAPDESSAWQRFVDLYAPLIFYWGKKQGLGVEDAADLVQEVMATLVEKLPQFQYDPQRRFRGWLRTITRNKANDLHRRNKTLPETGREESLQDALAVGDDLFEEAEYGRFIIRQAMLLIQNEFPAHYWQACWKQIVDGLSAAQTARDLKISLTAARVAKYRVLNHLRNELEGLLE
- a CDS encoding outer membrane protein assembly factor BamB family protein — protein: MHLFRSFGVAFAGVCLAGMLSTNIALAQTPGQQAAEILAAAEIQGGLILHVGCGTGQVTAALRANDHLQVHGVDADAAKVAVARAFLQEQQFNGTVAVDRLSTKRLPYIDNLANLVVVSDPGLVSPEEVLRVLAPRGVALTASTAGWTKLVKPVPGDIDDWTHYLHDATGNAVAHDDQVGPPRHLQWLGSPRWSRHHDRMASMSALVSAAGRMFYVMDEGSRISIQLPADWQLIARDAYNGVVLWKLPIPNWQSHLWPLKSGPTNLARRLVATENRVYTTLGYEAPVSAIDAVTGDVLRTYADTGAAEEMILAKGVLYVLVNKNRLELADFAPQFNTGDQGRVAKDFAWDGKPRQIVAVEAETGRTLWTKDSVVAPLTLTCAGKHVCFHDGDKVVCLNGDSGEVQWESEPAARRSSVTFNFGPKLVLYQEVVLFAGGDRTMRAFDIATGKQLWTAPHAQSGYQSPEDLLIADGLVWNAPTTRTQDTGEFIGRDPRSGEVKKQFPPDVNTYWFHHRCYIAKATDRFLIPSRTGIEFVDFKKETWDINHWVRGGCLYGVMPCNGLMYAPPHNCACYPEAKLFGFNALAPASASRQSMAEVDEQGRFERGSAAGEPVASTTDSAHDWPTFRGANDRGGRSAQPVGKIDAPLWQAELGEARLSSPVIAGGRLYVAKIDAHQLLALDSTTGETAWTYTTGGRIDSPPTIDQGRVFFGSADGWVYCLRAADGGLLWRFRAAPQDVRLMAFEQLESVWPVHGNILVHEGAAYCVAGRSNFLDGGLRFFKFDAATGEKLVEKVIDERDPETGENLQDRLQVLQMPAGLPDILSTDGKFIYMRSQRFDFDGNREDIGPVSGNTVEQTKDQSGPGAHLFSPTGFLDDSYFHRSYWIYGKSFAGGHNGYYQAARFAPAGRMIAFDAEKVYSFGRKPEYLKWTTTLEHQLCASPKGGPGEVVEETPSGPSMIRVEKSKSLDPTNKPVVLSLWVKAEKPEGVLAARGGPAAGFALVLANGKPQFLVRTKDGLYTAAGEKSVVGRWVHLCGVLTAKKQVELYLDGVQVATTQADSLLTVDPVQSLEIGADDLGAVGNYKSPHVMTGALDQVRLYFGEATAAEIRTLFDEPATAKLASAVLALDLNFDEGNAADTSGNKNLTRATAVRVVDGKVGKAAYFTRRAGGPSGGSFVKHAWTDDVPLLARAMTLAGTTLFVAGPPDVMDEEKTFTQLTQRDPDVQAVLDEQNAAVAGKRGARLLAVSAKDGKILAEYSLESPPVWDGMAAANGRLYVVTTEGKIVCLGENP